GACTTTATTAATATATCATATATATTAAATTGAAGTCAACATCTTTTTAAAAGAAGTTTTTAATGTTTTTTAATGTCTCTCACAAAAGCGACTTTAACAATTTATCATAGATGTTAATAAAGTGTCAAATGTTTTTTCTAATTTAATCATTTGGACTATTCAACAATGAGAAATCAACAGGCTCTTTATTCTATAGTGAAGGATTAGGTATTATATTTCTTTTTATACAATCTGATATAAAAAAGAAAACAAATGGTTTTCCCATTTGTTTTCCCTAAAGGATATACGTTTGAATGATTATAAGTGCAACTACACCCGGAATTCCGAAGAAACCTGATACAGATGATGTTGCTAAATTAATTGGGACGTGTAGATCAATCATTGTCCCAAAAGCATTTAAAAAGAACAACAACAGTGCGCCAATCATAATCTTAATTAATCCTTGGCCAATCCACCGTACTGGTCTAATTGGTGCACCAACAATCAACAGTAAGACAATTACTCCACCTAGTATGGATAGAATTATGGTTGGTTCCATAAGATTTAATTCCCCCTCTTGTACATGCCCTTCTTTTTACATGAATATGAGGAGAATCTAAAAAAAGAACTTATAAAACCAAACCACTAACGCAATAGTGTAACTTTTCTTTTCTTCGCTTCTCTTATAAGGAAAAGATATTTAGCTTCTGCAAGTTTTAAATGGTACAGGACCTCCGCAGAAGGTTCCACACATCGGTTCACTATTTCTTTTTGACGCATCCATTCATTTTTATTTTTCTCTAAACTTTCTATTAATTGTTCATTAAAGGATTTTCTTAATTTTCCTTTTCTTTGGAAAAACATGAATGGACCTCCTATCCTTAGAGTTCTCTTCTTCCTTCTAGTGCCTTCGAAAGAGTAACTTCATCAGCATATTCTAAATCGCCTCCAACTGGTAGTCCATGAGCAATTCTTGTGATTCTGATTCCAGTTGGCCTTAATAATCGAG
The sequence above is drawn from the Bacillus mesophilus genome and encodes:
- a CDS encoding pro-sigmaK processing inhibitor BofA family protein, whose translation is MEPTIILSILGGVIVLLLIVGAPIRPVRWIGQGLIKIMIGALLLFFLNAFGTMIDLHVPINLATSSVSGFFGIPGVVALIIIQTYIL
- a CDS encoding YaaL family protein, whose product is MFFQRKGKLRKSFNEQLIESLEKNKNEWMRQKEIVNRCVEPSAEVLYHLKLAEAKYLFLIREAKKRKVTLLR